gaaaAGGTAGGATTTCTGCACACTATATGACAATGGTAAGAAGTAATCAGGTTTTCAAACCATCGTCACCTCTAATGCCATGAAACACAacaggcctctgtgaaattcagccACATAAATCTTTCCTGTGCAACATCTTCCATAAATCTCTACTCATCTCTAGCCTCCTATCGGACATTTCTCATAACAGTAGGTGCGGTGTCTTTGAATTCTTCTGGTCTAttttgatttccaaattttattctgCCTGTCCATACTTGAATTTacctttttatagtttttcatggAATTACAACTCAGgagaacctgtattggatatTAGTTCCTAAATataaagattcaacctcattacacctctaaattgcaaataaaaaaattaaattttgagaaaCTCTACTTTACCacttctatattatttttattatcattgctaaCTTCTTGGGGAATACAGTAAAATAGTGTCACATCTTAACATCATATTATAGGCTAGCCAGCTACTAAACCTAGAAAAGATATAGATCTTTAAAAAAAGGTCCCTAAATTAATGCAGATCTTTGAAGTTCTGCTGtacttgaacatttttttcttgcatCTACTTAAAAAAACACAACTACCTCTTCCCTTCTGGGCCCATCACGTTCACCTAAGATCAGTCTCCACTTTAAATCCAGCTGCTACACAGGTCCACTAAAGAATGTGATTTCCACCTAACTGAAAATCAATGACTGAATATCATTAACAGTTGGGAGCCAGACAAGGAAAGGTGGAGTGCTGGATTGTTTaacaacatgacatttttataataaaataaggttttatatatacgtacCCAGTAATCACATAgcaattagtttcttttaactggcagcttaaaattttgaaattgcaggtcacactagtttgttttggttatggtgaCATGCCCAGCCCACTTTcgggggaagaataggtacaacataacAAAGAGCTTTAATTTGTTTATGTCTTTATGTCTGAGCAAGGGGAGGCAGACAGGCTCTGATCACGTAATTactggataagtatatataaaaccttattttattataaaaatgtcatttatatataagtaatttacccagtaattacatagctaattcccacactgaatggaggtTGGAAGGCTGGACATATCTAcccaaaaacattattaatagtagtgaatttgagaatagaaatttgctaacactgaATCAATCTTGctgaaccttacctgataagagagctgctacaggtagatactacctctggttggtgctcatcttatccagtagaggcgaggcgatatagccttgagggcctactactactacagtagaTGTTTTGCAGCGATGGACTAaattccgatggctagcaaagaatacaagatgcccctgcccagggcgcagtaccacacaaaataaccagaacAAATATAGTCACCACAAccaccaaaacaaaattaaaaacaccaatacccaaccattaaaactaAAGGACTGCAAGGCGAAGAGAGTAAAGAAGGGACACTGCTTTCTAtgtttcctcccccaacaccacgccagccgCGTAAAacagacccaaggtactgcattgatcataaatcataaataatgagatgcaaacactgacttgcactaCCAAAATGTCGACTGTACAATAGAAGAGAGGGATAAATTGTGCTTAAACGCCAAAGATGTAACaacagctcttatctcatgggccTTTACCCTACATGACGAGAGAGAGTCTTCGCTAACCATGGAATGAGCTTCTGAAATAAGGTCCCTGagaaagaatgccagggcattcttagacagaggCCATGAGGGacatttcacagaacaccaaagatttcTTGAAGTACCACGAATGGACTTTGTTCTGTGGAGATAAGACTTAATGAGCCCTCACCGGACAGAGAGTTCTCTCTTCTTCTGATGGGCTTACTATCTCAGTCAAGCTCTTAATCgtaaaagaatgaggccatggATTCCATGGTGATTCGTTCTTAGGTAGGAATCCTAGGGAAACGGAACAAACTGCACTCCCCTGAGAAAAGCTGAGATTTTTGTCCAAAGCATGGATCTCGCTGGACCTTTTTGCAGTGGCCAAGGCGACCAGAAAAAGAGTCTTCCTGGTAAGGTCCCTTAAAGAGGTGGactgcatgggctcaaaacgtgaACTGGCCATGGCCATCCACCTAAGCACTATGCCCAAATTCCAGGACACTAAAGGCTTTTCTTTAAACTTTGTGATATCAAGACTTAATAAGATTGGACAAATCTTGGTTGGAAGATACGTCCGTTCCTCTGTGGTGGAAAACAAAGCTAAGCACTGACCTGTAGCCCTTAATGGTAGAAGTGGAGAGACCTTTAGCCGAGCATAAGAAAAGCAGAAAGTccattatttctattacaaaggTACTAGAAGAGGGCAAATTATTTCGTCTACACCAAGACCTGAGGATagaccacttagcctggtagacttTATCTGAAGATTGCCTTCTGCACTTAGTAATCACATccgcagctgctcttgaaaagcccttctttcagAGCAGTTGCttaacagtttgaatcctgttagggccagagtaGACAGGTTTTGGTGAAACCGTCAGAAGTGtggttgcctgagaagttgttgcttctgcaGTAGCAGCCTCAGGAAAATCCACAAGGAGTTCCAGCAGATCCGGaaaccactcctttgctggccagaaggggacTATCAAAATCATAGACAGGTTGTGATGAGACCAGAACTTGCTGAGTACTTGTCTCACCAAACTGAATGGGGAAAAGGTATACAGATCTTTGCCCAGccagtcctgcaacattgcatcggtCGCCCATGCTCAAGGATCCggtactggtgagcagaagagaggaagtcgatGGTTCCTGGAGGACGCGAATAGATCTATCATGGTttcccccagagcttccacagGTACAGGCAAACCAATGGATCTAACGTCCATTCAGTGGGAAGGACCTGTTTCTGGTGGCTCAATTCGTCTGCAAGAACGTTGAGTTTCCTTGGATAGAGCGGGTCACCACTTGCGTGTTGTTTCGGTTTAACCAGAGAAGAACAACTTTTGTGTTTtgtacagagagaaagagtgagtccCCCGTTTCTTGATGTATACCAGTGCAGTCATGCTGGCCGAATGCACTGCTATAGTCTTGCTACACACATCTGAGGCAAAGCACTGCAGGCCTAGAAAGATCGTCTGTAATTCCTTCACATTGATGTCCCAGTCTTTCTGTTTCTGGGACCAGGTACCTGACACCTTTTGCCCctaaaagagctccccaacctagatttGAAGTGTCTGCAAGGAACTctaagctgctgccaaccacagtacTTCAAccatcagccagcagaaacaaattgaagctctctgctgtgttgtacctattcttccccggaAAGTGGGCGGGAcatgtcgccataaccaaaacaaactagcgtaaCCCGCAATTTCAGAATTTTAGCcgccagttaaaagaaactataggtatgtaattactgggtaagttacttatataaaaataattcaattggAGCTCTTCCATGATTATTTCTAAAATCCTGAAAGGCTGTAAGATATAATAAAGAAGGTTGCTAGACACATccttcagaatgatttttcatttatagaatGCTTCATAACTATTTATGGTCATATGATTATTCTTAAAGAatacaagaaaatgtttaaagaacTTAACAGAGGGATATCATGTCACTGTGCTGTAATTTATAAACCACTGCAAAACAAGTGGTAATAACTTCTGTTTTGAACATCAGTAGCAGGAATTTTAGATTCCCACACAATAAAATGGGTTCTAATCCAAACTGAttaagatatacagtacagtataataatcCACTTTACACTTACCTGAGAGCTATAAGGCTCCATCCATAACTCTCACATGGTTCCTAACACTTTCACTTAACAAAAAATACTCAAATTtggtaatatgtataaatatataacatacaaaattattatataatgacAATTGATATTATAAAAGACTATTTATCAAATAATTCTTCTGATGACTATACAGAGGTCAGAGGGTGGCATACCAGTTTCACTGACAGAATACTCTTGGACAAGCATCACACCAATGTACTATGAATAAATTTAGCCAGCTGTACACATTCATAAGTGACTATCCTCCATCAGACTTGTTATTTCCCTCTGACTTCCTCTCATAGGTAAATTCCCTTCataatcatcaaataaaatattctctctataCAGGAAGTTTGTGAACTTTCATATGCTTCTTAAGAGCCCCTCTTTCACTACATGTCTTTCCACATTCATCACATGCAAATGGTTTTTCTCCAGTGTGAACTTTCATGTGATTTTTGAGGTTTCCGCTTTGACTAAAAGTCCTTCCACATTCAGAGCACGTGAAGGGTTTTTCTCCAGTGTGTATTCTTATGTGTTTCTTGAGAGTCGATCTTTCACTAAACGTTTTTCCACAATCATTGCAAATAAATGGTCTCTCACCCGTATGAATTCTCATGTGATTTTTAAGACTTCCACTTTCACTAAATGACTTCCCACATTCAATACATTCGTATGGTTTTTCTCCCAAATGAATTTTCAAGTGGTTCTTGAGAGTGCCACTTTGATTGAAGGTTTTTCTGCAATGGCTGCATTCAAATGGTCTTTCTCCAGTGTGAATTCTCATGTGAACCGTGAGTTTTCCCCTATCACTAAAAGCCCTTCCACACTCTGTGCATTCATATAATTTCTCACCTGTGTGAGTTCTCATGTGCTCATTGAGATGCGCTCCTCTGAAAAACGATTTGCCGCACTCCTTGCATGGAAATGGTCTCTCTCCAGTGTGAATTTTCATGTGATTCTTGAGATTCCCATTTTGGCTAAAAGTCTTCCCACATTCATTGCAAACAAATGGTCTCTcaccagtatgaattctcatgtggTCCTTCAGATGTTCTTCTCGCTGAAACGACTTATCACACCGGTGGCATGTGTGTGGTCTATGGCCTGCGTGAATTTTCAGGTGATTCCTCAGTGTCACATTTGAATTGAAAGTTTTTCCACATTCCTTACATAAAAATGCTCTCTCACCTGTGTGAATTCTCATGTGATTTTCCAAGGTCTCGTTTGAATTAAATCTCTCACCACATTCTTTGCATGTATACAACCTAtctccagtatggattctcaAATGCATCTGAAGAGtatcatttaaaataaatccCTTACCGCATTCCTGGCAAGTATAAGGCTTCTCCCCTATGTGAATTTTCAAGTGCATTATGAGGGTATCTTCATCTGGAAATGTGTTTGCACAAATATCACATTTAAGAGCTGTTTCACCTTTCCCAGCCATTGGTGAACCAGTTCCTTCCTCTCCACTTCTATCATTCTGTGCTCCAATATACATACTTTCCATTCCATTATCACTAGAATCAAAAGTTCCTGGTTCCTTTTTTATGTCAACTGCTGTTGGTTCCTTTTTTATGTCAATTGTTGCGATGCAAAATTTACTACAATCAACAAACTCTGACATATGAACATCATCCAcatctttgtcttcttctttgaTAGTGTATGATAAAGGGTCTGCTCCATCACTATTTACATCTGAATTCATTTTCACAGTATTTTTTGTCTAAAGTTCTGTTAATTATCAGAGCTCAGATTACCTGagtaaaattcacaaagtaaagaAATTCATCTTAAAGCACATAACTAATCCTTAAAAATCTCTAACATTACACAAATCAATAAATTTGTTCCAGTAAAACAAACTTcattttaacaatattaaaattcaaggCAAGAAAGTTTTGTAGTACTACTACTTTAATTACCACAAAGGACAAGAAATGTTTACCTAAAATACTTTTGTGTTAGACATTTTCCTATCCATTATTTTAAGTTGCATCTACTTATCTGAGCTCTATTTTGTAAATGTAACAATGCGGTTCAAAAGTATTTCTAGAACATCATTCTATAATACTGTAACACTGATTTACAATTAAACAGAAGTTActttataatcttaaaatcaaataCTACagctttcatgaaaaaaattattcaaatggcTCTTTCCTTACTTGATAATAAAACTGAACTTCTAACCAGGAGAGATGAAGGCTCAGAATAACAGAAGTTCAAATGGACTAAATTCAGCATGTTACATGTCAAAGCTCACACTAGAAAACAACAGCTGTCTCCTGAGTATAATAAACATATGTTGTCCTGAAGTAATGTCCAgtattttttcttctcccttgGTTGTATCCTGAAAGTAGATACATAATTCAGCTCTCTATTTAAGACTAAAAACCATACAATTTGGAAGAtacataaaaacttattttttcaaatgcAAAGACATTTATTAATCATCTTCCACTggatacaaaattattcattcttttaagtgacaaattattcattcttttaagtgacattttaaaagataaagaaccaaaattaattctgtacacatgtaaatgattatAATAACCTAAGATAAAGAGTTGGCAGTCACAGtgatatttatcatattcataaGCAAAGTTCATTTATTGTCTACAAAATTATCATTTACATGACTGCTTTATTCAAGAGTCTGTGAATCCTAAATATTCAATTCCTGAATAGCAAGTAGATCACCATCTTCTGGCTTCCATGTATGTAAAAACCTGGCTTTTGCAGTCCCGTTAAGGGTGCAAATAGTGAATGGGGGTTGGAGGTGTTACACTACATATTTAAAGAATGGGTTGTACACgtgaaatgaattttgtttttaaaaattatatttatctgttGTACAAAACCATCACTTCTACAATAGCTACAAACACTTCTGAAATGCTGACTGGAACAAAATGTCCTTGAGGTTAATAAAGAACTCAATACTCTGAAGGGCTGAGAGTCACAGCTGTAAAAGTCGAAACAATGTGTGGATTGTAGAATAAGAGGTCTACATCATAAGCCATAAAGATAATCGTAACATTGACAAAAAAGATGAATGGATTCACAGGTGCAGAAGTTGCTAAATCCAGTTCCCAACTCAAAGGCTAGTAAACCTGAAACAAAGCTAAATAATCAGAGCCTAATAACCTGAAGCTGGCAAGTCCTACTTGCCTAAAGTTGGAGTAGGTCCTTCATATTATCACATTCAAATAGCCCAAAAGGCTAAATCTGGATCAAGCGAGTGCATCTTTCCTCGGtgcaacaaacaaacatatacacagacatacacacacccacagtCAGGATGACTGATGGTTGTGTGTGGACATCCTAAGGTAAGGTACCTGGATCTCTCATGTGCAAGAGGGAAGTAAGTGTGAGGATACTTCACTGAAACGATTGCTAACTCTTGCTGCCTAGAAACTaggaaggataaaaaaatgaacacCTGTTGATCTGTAAAATGGGGTATATTGTACCTGCAATTTCAGTTGACTCTATTCTCTCTTTGCAAGCAACTCCCAGTTACCAGAACAGGCTGCCTTAAGATGAACCTCATATTTGGGGAGACCCAAAATCCAATGAAGTGAGAATGCATTTCTTAACAGTTTGCTTAAAAGATTTTTGCTTCAAAAGTAAGCTAGATcacatcaaaatggaaaaaagtctCCCTGGGTGTCTGCAGGTGGCATAGAACATCTTTGGAAGTTCCTGAGAGACATCTTCACAGCTATGCAGAATGTCTGGCTATGTCTCCTTGTAGAGCAAGGCATTGCAGCAGTGGATTCAGAAAAACTGGGTGTGATGTAATTTAACCAAAATAATCTGACCATTCTAGAGGACTCTGAGAACCAGTATTTGTCCTTTGAAGAAAGAACAGATGCAACCAACTGCTGAGTCCCAGGGAGGGGAGATGTCAAGAGTACATGGATCCTCCTGCATTCTTGTGGTGGCCTGTCTCTGCCATCTCCATTCTCTGATGCGAGACAAGCCTGGAATGCAGCCATGACATTGTCTCCTCCAATCCTTGAGAAAATTTTATGCTAAATGAGCTGTCCTGACCTCAGAACATCTCTACAAAGAAAGCTGAAAACCTGCAAAAAGCTCCTGTTGATGAGAAAGAGTCCCAGCCTTCCTGTCCTGACCATCAACCATATCCATAAAGAGGGGAGACTGAATACCTGGGAAGGATGCCTGTTGTTGAAGAAGATATGCAGTTATCCTTTAAGCTGGGCTCCATTCTCCAAGG
This window of the Macrobrachium rosenbergii isolate ZJJX-2024 chromosome 47, ASM4041242v1, whole genome shotgun sequence genome carries:
- the LOC136830799 gene encoding zinc finger protein 271-like, giving the protein MNSDVNSDGADPLSYTIKEEDKDVDDVHMSEFVDCSKFCIATIDIKKEPTAVDIKKEPGTFDSSDNGMESMYIGAQNDRSGEEGTGSPMAGKGETALKCDICANTFPDEDTLIMHLKIHIGEKPYTCQECGKGFILNDTLQMHLRIHTGDRLYTCKECGERFNSNETLENHMRIHTGERAFLCKECGKTFNSNVTLRNHLKIHAGHRPHTCHRCDKSFQREEHLKDHMRIHTGERPFVCNECGKTFSQNGNLKNHMKIHTGERPFPCKECGKSFFRGAHLNEHMRTHTGEKLYECTECGRAFSDRGKLTVHMRIHTGERPFECSHCRKTFNQSGTLKNHLKIHLGEKPYECIECGKSFSESGSLKNHMRIHTGERPFICNDCGKTFSERSTLKKHIRIHTGEKPFTCSECGRTFSQSGNLKNHMKVHTGEKPFACDECGKTCSERGALKKHMKVHKLPV